From the Sphingomonas brevis genome, the window ATGAACTTGTCCCGGCCGGCACGCGACTTGCGCACTTGGCCGTAGAGGTTTTCCGCCTTCCAGCGCTCGGCAATCGCCGGCTCTTTCTGCGGCAGGCCGGCTTTCATCGGAAAGTCGGTCCTGGGCAGGAAAACGGTCGAACGGTAGTCGGGTTTGTTATCGGGGGCGTCGGACATTTCGGCGGGCCTTAGGCGAGGGTCGCGCCAGCGGCAAGCAGCCGCTTTGCCTCCTCCGCGTCGCGCCCGATCTGGGCGATCAGCTCGTCATTGGAATCGAACGCCGCTTCCGGGCGAAGATAATGGAGCAGCGAAACCTCGGCCTTCTGACCGTAGAGGTCTCCAGAAAAGCCGAACAAATGGGCTTCGAGCAGCTCGTCCGGCTCGAACATCGGGCGATGGCCGAGATTGGCGACGCCATCATATTCGCTTTCGTCCGGCAAGCGCACCCGGACCGCGTAAACGCCGAATGCCGGGCGAAGATAGGGGCCGAGCTTCATGTTGGCGGTCGGCCAGCCGAAATCGCGGCCACGCTTGTTGCCGTGGATCACCTCGGCCTCGATCGCGAAGGGTCTCGACAGCAGCTGCGTTGCGGCATGCGGATCGCCGGCCTGAAGCGCCTCCCTGATCCGGCCGGAGGAAATGCGGACTCCGTCGAGCTCGACCGCGCCGACGGTTTCGGCCGTAATTCCGTGACTTGCGCCAACCTCACGCAGCACGTCGATGTTGCCGCCGCGGCCTTTCCCGAAAATAAAGTCCTCGCCAGTGACCACGCCCGCCGCACCGAGATGGCCGGCGAGCAGCCTGGCAATGAAGTCCTCGGCGGTCATGGAGGCCAGTTCGGCGCCGAAGTTGAAGACCAGCATGGCGTCGGCGCCGGCATGGTCGAACAGCCGCTGGCGTTGCTCGAGGGTGGTGAGGCGGAACGGCGGCGTATCGGGCTTGAAGTGACGGACCGGATGGGGATCGAAGGTGGCGACGATTACCGGACGGCGTTCATGTGCGCCGCGCTGGACGGCCCGCCCGACCACTGCCTGGTGACCGAGGTGAAAGCCGTCGAAATTGCCGAGCGCAATGATCGCGCCCTT encodes:
- a CDS encoding bifunctional riboflavin kinase/FAD synthetase, which translates into the protein MKRLFHDQPIPDDLKGAIIALGNFDGFHLGHQAVVGRAVQRGAHERRPVIVATFDPHPVRHFKPDTPPFRLTTLEQRQRLFDHAGADAMLVFNFGAELASMTAEDFIARLLAGHLGAAGVVTGEDFIFGKGRGGNIDVLREVGASHGITAETVGAVELDGVRISSGRIREALQAGDPHAATQLLSRPFAIEAEVIHGNKRGRDFGWPTANMKLGPYLRPAFGVYAVRVRLPDESEYDGVANLGHRPMFEPDELLEAHLFGFSGDLYGQKAEVSLLHYLRPEAAFDSNDELIAQIGRDAEEAKRLLAAGATLA